One genomic segment of Paenibacillus sp. FSL H8-0332 includes these proteins:
- a CDS encoding TerD family protein — MNFTAIDFETANSGRSSACALGLVQVRDGIVTAEHNWLIDPQQPFDGMNIAIHGITPSMIRGQPTFAELWPTVEPLLQGEIVIAHNAAFDMSVLRYCLDDYSLCYPGFQYLCTYLLGKKMLQDLPSHKLNVISAHFGIRLKHHDALEDARASALILLKLMEQWQQFDPLLLAGSQGYKAGTIYDGGYTPFKAAPKKTAKKPAAGKKAAAKPTVAASPGLPVSGTVAEQAQVEAPAASLDQLPAAAPPAAGAAAVPILVRGQRVDIGDKLSATRLLAAVEWDAPASHPAAVQPETAAFLLRESGRCEQEQELIFHENMEDPSGSVFCSKPSAHMGHLYLQLTSLPAAITRIALAFTVAEFSGDRNPGPVWNASVSLIDSRTGVRLALFPFGRSVMPGMSVVIGEFYRYKDKWRFAAVGEWLPGSLPALCSHYGLEAGSATKAQAESAAAAEAEGPEHKRLTGE; from the coding sequence ATGAATTTCACTGCGATAGATTTTGAGACTGCCAATTCCGGCCGCTCCAGCGCCTGTGCCCTGGGGCTTGTTCAGGTCCGCGATGGTATCGTTACAGCAGAACACAACTGGCTGATTGACCCGCAGCAACCGTTCGACGGGATGAATATTGCCATTCATGGCATTACGCCCTCAATGATCAGAGGCCAGCCTACCTTCGCTGAGCTGTGGCCCACGGTAGAGCCGCTGCTGCAAGGCGAGATTGTGATCGCGCATAATGCCGCCTTCGATATGAGTGTGCTGCGGTACTGCCTGGACGACTACTCTCTCTGCTATCCCGGCTTTCAATATTTATGTACCTACCTGCTCGGCAAAAAAATGCTCCAGGACCTCCCCTCCCATAAGCTGAATGTCATCTCAGCGCATTTCGGCATCCGGCTGAAGCACCATGATGCCCTGGAGGATGCCAGAGCTTCGGCACTGATTCTCCTGAAATTGATGGAGCAGTGGCAGCAGTTCGATCCGCTACTGTTAGCCGGCAGCCAGGGCTACAAGGCCGGGACGATATATGACGGCGGATATACGCCGTTCAAGGCAGCACCCAAGAAGACCGCGAAAAAGCCGGCTGCCGGGAAGAAGGCAGCAGCTAAGCCCACAGTTGCTGCAAGCCCGGGATTGCCGGTTAGCGGAACGGTAGCTGAACAGGCACAAGTTGAAGCGCCAGCAGCTTCACTTGACCAGCTTCCGGCCGCAGCACCGCCAGCCGCCGGTGCTGCGGCTGTCCCCATACTGGTTCGCGGCCAGCGCGTGGATATCGGTGACAAGCTCAGCGCCACCAGACTCCTTGCCGCTGTGGAGTGGGACGCTCCGGCTTCGCACCCGGCAGCGGTCCAGCCGGAGACCGCCGCCTTCCTGCTCCGGGAGAGCGGACGCTGTGAGCAGGAGCAGGAGCTTATCTTCCATGAGAATATGGAAGACCCCAGCGGCTCCGTCTTCTGCTCTAAGCCCTCTGCGCACATGGGACATCTGTATCTTCAGCTGACCAGCCTGCCGGCAGCCATCACGCGGATTGCGCTGGCCTTCACGGTTGCGGAGTTCAGCGGTGACCGGAATCCGGGCCCGGTCTGGAACGCTTCTGTATCACTGATTGATTCCCGGACGGGAGTCAGGCTGGCTTTATTCCCCTTCGGCCGGAGTGTTATGCCAGGCATGTCTGTTGTTATCGGAGAGTTCTACCGCTATAAGGACAAATGGAGATTCGCTGCTGTCGGAGAGTGGCTGCCGGGCAGCCTTCCAGCCCTGTGCAGCCATTACGGCCTGGAAGCGGGCAGCGCCACGAAGGCACAGGCAGAGTCCGCCGCAGCAGCGGAGGCTGAAGGTCCTGAGCATAAGCGCCTAACGGGTGAATGA